The following proteins come from a genomic window of Thermococcus celericrescens:
- the fni gene encoding type 2 isopentenyl-diphosphate Delta-isomerase, giving the protein MEAFDREELTVIRKFEHIEHCLKRNVQAHVSNGFEDVHFVHMSLPEIDKDEVDLSVEFLGRKFDYPIFIAGMTGGTRGSQLAGKINKTLAKAAQELNIPMGVGSQRAMIRKPETWESYYVRDVAPDVFLVGNLGAPQFAETMPDRYGVDEALKAVETIQADALAIHLNPLQESVQPEGDTQYRGVLKSLAELKAEFPYPIIAKETGAGVSMEVAIRLESIGIDAIDVGGLGGTSWSGVEYYRAKDEMGRNMALRFWDWGIKTAISVAEVRYATELPIIATGGMRDGIAMAKALAMGATFAGVALPLLRPAVKGDVDGVIKILRRYIEEIRNAMFLVGARNVEELRKVPLVATGFTREWLEVRIDLAEFLRARRRKA; this is encoded by the coding sequence ATGGAGGCTTTTGATAGGGAGGAACTCACTGTCATCAGGAAGTTTGAGCACATAGAGCACTGCCTCAAGAGGAACGTCCAGGCCCACGTTTCCAACGGTTTTGAGGACGTTCACTTCGTCCACATGAGCCTGCCCGAGATAGACAAGGACGAGGTTGATCTGAGCGTCGAGTTTCTCGGGCGGAAGTTCGATTACCCGATTTTCATAGCCGGAATGACCGGCGGAACGAGGGGCTCTCAGCTCGCGGGCAAGATAAACAAGACTTTAGCGAAGGCCGCCCAGGAGCTGAACATACCGATGGGCGTCGGCAGCCAGAGGGCGATGATAAGGAAGCCTGAAACATGGGAGAGCTACTACGTCCGCGACGTTGCCCCTGACGTCTTCCTCGTCGGCAACCTCGGGGCACCGCAGTTCGCCGAGACCATGCCCGACAGATACGGGGTTGATGAGGCCCTGAAAGCGGTCGAGACGATTCAGGCCGATGCCCTGGCGATACACCTCAACCCGCTCCAGGAGAGCGTCCAGCCCGAGGGAGACACCCAGTACAGGGGCGTTTTGAAATCTTTGGCCGAGCTGAAGGCGGAGTTCCCGTACCCGATTATAGCGAAGGAGACGGGAGCTGGAGTTTCCATGGAGGTCGCGATAAGGCTTGAGAGCATCGGAATTGATGCCATTGATGTGGGTGGCCTCGGCGGGACGAGCTGGAGCGGAGTGGAGTACTACCGCGCAAAGGACGAGATGGGAAGAAACATGGCCCTCAGGTTCTGGGACTGGGGCATAAAGACCGCTATAAGTGTTGCGGAAGTTCGCTATGCAACAGAACTCCCGATAATAGCCACCGGCGGGATGAGGGACGGCATAGCGATGGCGAAAGCTTTAGCGATGGGGGCGACCTTTGCCGGAGTTGCCCTGCCCCTGCTCAGGCCCGCGGTCAAGGGTGACGTTGATGGAGTAATAAAAATCCTCAGGCGCTACATAGAGGAAATAAGAAATGCCATGTTCCTCGTCGGGGCCAGAAACGTCGAGGAGCTCAGAAAAGTGCCGCTCGTGGCCACAGGGTTCACGAGGGAGTGGCTTGAGGTGAGGATTGACTTAGCCGAGTTTCTCAGAGCAAGGCGGAGAAAAGCTTAA
- a CDS encoding isopentenyl phosphate kinase — protein sequence MIIVKVGGSVFSDKKGEPENFDHETVRNIAKEIAKFYPRENFIVVHGGGSFGHPEAKKYGIRDGLPEDWETANFRRIGFTETHQAMLRANAKFIREFVGENLPAFSVSTSSVFITENGEVAYGDIEVVERLLELGFIPVLFGDVSIDLAKGIDILSGDQIITYLAKMLEPDKVIFLMDVDGIYDGKPGEGGLIQSLSREEIDSLLERLHCTAAGTDVTGGICNKLEEAKKIAEHSEVWFVNGKVPGRLSGAIRGDGFGTRIKG from the coding sequence ATGATAATCGTCAAAGTCGGCGGCAGCGTCTTCAGCGATAAGAAGGGTGAGCCCGAGAACTTTGACCATGAAACCGTCAGGAACATAGCGAAGGAGATAGCCAAGTTTTATCCCCGTGAGAACTTCATCGTCGTTCACGGAGGCGGGAGCTTCGGCCATCCTGAGGCGAAAAAGTACGGTATACGCGACGGCCTCCCTGAGGACTGGGAGACCGCCAACTTCCGGAGGATAGGCTTCACCGAGACCCATCAGGCCATGCTCCGGGCAAACGCGAAGTTTATCAGGGAGTTCGTCGGAGAGAACTTGCCAGCCTTCTCAGTCTCCACATCTTCGGTCTTCATAACCGAGAACGGCGAGGTGGCCTACGGAGACATTGAGGTCGTGGAAAGGCTGCTGGAGCTTGGGTTCATCCCCGTTCTCTTCGGAGACGTCTCGATAGACCTCGCGAAGGGCATCGACATACTCTCCGGCGACCAGATCATTACCTACCTCGCCAAGATGCTTGAGCCGGACAAGGTTATCTTCCTCATGGACGTTGACGGAATCTACGACGGCAAGCCTGGCGAGGGAGGACTGATTCAGAGTCTCAGCAGAGAGGAGATAGATTCCCTCCTCGAAAGGCTCCACTGCACCGCCGCCGGAACCGACGTCACCGGGGGAATCTGCAACAAGCTGGAGGAAGCGAAGAAGATAGCAGAGCACTCGGAGGTCTGGTTTGTCAACGGGAAGGTTCCGGGAAGGCTGAGCGGGGCGATAAGGGGCGACGGCTTCGGCACGAGAATTAAAGGGTAA
- a CDS encoding mevalonate kinase: MRVLASAPAKIILFGEHSVVYGKPAIAAAIDLRTYVWAGFNDRGAIKIEAKDIRVPGLTVSFSEDEIYFESDYGKAAEVLSYVRQAIELVREEADANGKGVTVSITSQIPVGAGLGSSAAVAVATIGAVSKLLGLELTNEEIGKLGHKVELLVQGASSGIDPTVSAIGGFIHYEKGDFEHLPFMELPIVVGYTGSSGSTKELVAMVRRTYEEMPEVIEPVLVAMGKIVEKARDVITSDLDEELRFTRLGRLMNLNHGLLDALGVSTKKLSELVYAARVAGAIGAKITGAGGGGCMYALAPENQSEVATAITIAGGTPMITRISREGLRIEEVLP, encoded by the coding sequence ATGAGGGTTTTGGCATCTGCCCCGGCTAAAATTATACTCTTCGGCGAGCACAGCGTCGTTTACGGTAAACCAGCGATAGCCGCAGCTATAGACCTCAGAACCTATGTGTGGGCAGGGTTCAACGATAGGGGTGCGATAAAGATAGAGGCCAAGGACATACGCGTTCCGGGCCTTACGGTATCCTTCTCCGAGGACGAGATTTACTTCGAGAGCGACTACGGAAAGGCCGCTGAAGTCCTCAGCTACGTCCGTCAGGCCATAGAGCTGGTGAGGGAGGAGGCAGATGCGAACGGTAAGGGTGTAACCGTCTCGATAACATCTCAAATTCCTGTCGGTGCTGGCCTCGGCTCATCCGCTGCGGTTGCCGTTGCGACCATCGGTGCGGTCTCAAAACTGCTCGGCCTTGAGCTGACCAACGAGGAGATAGGAAAGCTCGGCCATAAGGTCGAACTCCTCGTCCAGGGGGCATCGAGCGGTATAGACCCAACGGTTTCGGCCATAGGCGGCTTCATCCACTACGAGAAGGGGGACTTCGAGCACCTGCCCTTCATGGAGTTGCCCATAGTCGTCGGCTACACGGGTTCGAGCGGTTCAACAAAGGAGCTCGTGGCTATGGTGAGGAGAACCTACGAGGAGATGCCAGAGGTTATAGAACCGGTGCTCGTTGCGATGGGCAAGATAGTCGAGAAGGCCCGCGACGTTATAACCTCTGACCTCGACGAGGAGCTCCGCTTCACCCGGCTCGGAAGGCTCATGAACCTCAATCACGGCCTCCTAGACGCCCTCGGAGTTTCAACGAAAAAGCTCAGCGAGCTGGTCTACGCCGCGAGGGTTGCCGGGGCAATAGGAGCAAAGATAACCGGTGCAGGTGGCGGCGGCTGCATGTACGCCCTGGCCCCGGAGAACCAGAGCGAAGTTGCAACTGCCATAACGATAGCCGGCGGAACGCCGATGATAACGAGGATAAGCCGCGAGGGACTCAGGATAGAGGAGGTCCTGCCATGA
- a CDS encoding HepT-like ribonuclease domain-containing protein codes for MRDKLIHAYFGVDLSLVWYTIQNELDELENVMTKLLEGQK; via the coding sequence ATGAGAGATAAGTTAATTCATGCTTATTTCGGCGTTGACCTCTCGCTTGTCTGGTACACGATTCAGAACGAGCTCGATGAGTTGGAAAACGTCATGACAAAGCTCCTGGAGGGTCAAAAATGA
- a CDS encoding nucleotidyltransferase family protein — protein sequence MQATRVKTLVDVQKILRAHRKELSEKYCVKRIGVFGSYSRNEQREDSDVDIFVEFERPVRMITFLRLQEYLEELLGVKVDLVTKGALKRRIRERILKEVKYV from the coding sequence ATGCAGGCCACACGCGTTAAAACACTTGTGGATGTTCAAAAAATCCTGCGTGCTCACAGGAAGGAACTGAGTGAAAAATATTGTGTTAAGCGTATTGGCGTTTTTGGCTCCTATTCCCGGAACGAGCAGAGGGAAGACAGTGACGTCGACATTTTCGTCGAATTTGAGCGTCCCGTAAGGATGATAACCTTCCTCCGCTTACAGGAATACCTCGAAGAACTGCTGGGAGTTAAGGTTGACCTTGTAACCAAGGGGGCCCTGAAGAGACGCATCAGGGAACGGATTCTTAAAGAGGTGAAATACGTATGA
- a CDS encoding MEMO1 family protein, whose amino-acid sequence MAEVRYPAVAGGFYPSGKALIEMLEEFFSNLGEEGSERRITAGVAPHAGYVFSGYTASRTYRAIFEDGFPETFVILGPNHTGLGSPIAVYPAGKWRTPLGDVEVDSEMAKAIAKLSGIADLDELAHKYEHSIEVQLPFIQYLSELAGKEVRIVPIALGIQDEEVSEDLGKAVFEASRELGRDVVVVASTDFMHYGPMYGYVPFRARASELPHRIKEWDFRVIRRILDFDVKGMFRELRDMNHTMCGPGGVGTAMVYSRFAGALEAELLHYTTSFEVSRSTDAIVGYASIVIRK is encoded by the coding sequence ATGGCGGAGGTAAGGTATCCTGCCGTTGCCGGTGGCTTCTATCCATCGGGCAAAGCGCTCATCGAGATGCTGGAGGAGTTCTTCAGCAACCTTGGCGAGGAGGGAAGCGAGAGACGGATCACGGCCGGAGTTGCACCGCATGCGGGTTATGTCTTTTCGGGCTACACGGCTTCGAGAACCTACAGGGCGATATTCGAGGACGGTTTTCCTGAAACGTTCGTAATCCTCGGCCCGAATCACACCGGCCTGGGCTCTCCGATAGCGGTCTACCCGGCCGGAAAGTGGCGCACACCGCTCGGTGACGTCGAGGTTGATTCCGAGATGGCCAAAGCTATAGCGAAGCTCTCTGGCATAGCCGACCTCGATGAGCTGGCCCACAAATACGAGCACTCGATAGAGGTTCAGCTCCCGTTCATCCAGTACCTCAGCGAGCTCGCCGGGAAGGAAGTTAGAATAGTTCCAATAGCCCTCGGCATTCAGGACGAGGAGGTTTCCGAAGACCTCGGAAAGGCTGTCTTTGAGGCCTCCAGGGAGCTCGGCAGGGACGTTGTTGTGGTAGCGAGCACCGACTTCATGCACTACGGCCCAATGTACGGCTACGTGCCCTTCAGGGCGAGGGCGAGCGAGCTCCCCCACCGGATAAAGGAGTGGGACTTCCGCGTAATAAGGAGAATCCTCGACTTCGACGTTAAGGGCATGTTTAGGGAACTGAGGGATATGAACCACACCATGTGCGGGCCTGGGGGAGTCGGAACTGCGATGGTTTATTCCCGCTTTGCCGGAGCGCTTGAGGCAGAACTGTTGCACTACACGACGAGCTTCGAGGTCAGCAGGAGCACCGATGCCATCGTCGGCTACGCGAGCATCGTGATAAGGAAGTGA
- a CDS encoding pyridoxal-phosphate dependent enzyme: protein MLVCSHCGKVYPETFRLTCDCGGTLLVERDYVDFFGSLRPHIDMRRYLNFLPVDEDYLPPATPAITPVSALRIGQVSGFFKLEYLQPTGSFKDRGTYVTVAKLREEGITEVVLDSSGNAALSFALYGLASGIRVHGFVSYDTSPGKLSLLQRLGAVMHFVDGDRMAVHERAVEFAERSGLTYVSHWLNPYFIEGTKTVAFETYEQLGVPDYVLSPVGSGTLFLGLWKGFNELKDMGEIDRLPRLVAVQASGYESLCERSSMKNDTAEGITIPEPPRLHEMKRALKETNGLCVSVDELETIGALNWLKRHGFLVEPTSAVVLAALWKLMESGEIEGGSRVLLPLTGSGLKTVEGI, encoded by the coding sequence ATGCTCGTCTGTTCACACTGCGGAAAGGTGTACCCTGAGACGTTTCGCCTGACCTGTGACTGCGGCGGCACTCTGCTTGTGGAGAGGGACTACGTCGATTTCTTTGGTAGCCTCAGGCCCCATATTGATATGCGGCGCTACCTCAATTTCCTTCCGGTGGACGAGGATTACCTCCCTCCAGCAACGCCGGCGATAACCCCTGTGAGCGCCCTTCGGATCGGCCAAGTCAGTGGGTTCTTCAAGCTCGAATACCTCCAGCCAACCGGCTCCTTTAAGGACAGGGGCACCTACGTGACGGTGGCGAAGCTGAGGGAGGAGGGCATCACCGAGGTCGTCCTCGACAGCTCCGGAAACGCCGCCCTGAGCTTTGCCCTCTACGGCCTCGCTTCTGGGATCAGGGTTCATGGGTTCGTTTCCTACGATACAAGCCCCGGAAAGCTCTCACTCCTCCAGCGCCTTGGAGCGGTGATGCATTTCGTCGACGGCGACAGGATGGCTGTTCACGAGAGGGCAGTGGAGTTCGCGGAGCGGAGCGGTCTGACCTACGTCTCCCACTGGCTCAATCCATACTTCATCGAGGGAACAAAGACGGTCGCCTTCGAGACCTACGAGCAACTCGGCGTTCCCGACTACGTCCTATCGCCGGTGGGCAGCGGGACGCTCTTCCTCGGCCTTTGGAAGGGGTTTAATGAACTTAAGGACATGGGTGAAATTGATAGGCTCCCAAGACTTGTGGCTGTTCAGGCTTCGGGCTACGAGAGCCTCTGCGAGCGCTCATCAATGAAGAACGACACTGCGGAGGGTATAACGATTCCTGAACCTCCCCGGCTTCATGAGATGAAGAGGGCACTTAAGGAAACCAACGGCCTGTGCGTAAGTGTGGATGAGCTTGAAACAATAGGCGCGCTCAACTGGCTCAAAAGACATGGCTTCCTCGTCGAGCCGACCTCCGCGGTGGTTCTCGCGGCGCTCTGGAAGCTAATGGAATCGGGGGAGATTGAGGGCGGGTCGAGAGTGCTCCTCCCGCTTACAGGCTCCGGGCTAAAGACGGTTGAAGGTATTTAA
- the udp gene encoding uridine phosphorylase, producing the protein MVEKFVSAERPQTEEGYQYHIACKPGDVSRYVLLPGDPERVPKISSLWDEAREIAFHREYRTHTGKYKGVPISVISTGIGGPSTAIAVEELAAIGADTFIRVGSTGAIQPGMEIGDLIIAKAAVRLEGTSKQYVRIEYPAVADLEVTLALIEAAETLGVRYHIGITASTDSFYLGQGRQGLKGYFPSFAKNIMDDLRQANVTNFEMEAATLYTLSSIYGLRAGCVCSVFANRVTNEFGKAGEKEAALVASEAVKILAEWDEEKERAGKKVWFPGLRG; encoded by the coding sequence ATGGTTGAGAAGTTCGTTTCAGCCGAGAGACCCCAGACGGAAGAGGGTTATCAGTATCACATAGCCTGCAAGCCGGGGGACGTTTCGAGGTACGTCCTCCTGCCGGGAGACCCCGAGAGGGTGCCAAAGATAAGCTCCCTCTGGGACGAGGCGAGGGAGATAGCATTCCACAGGGAATACAGAACGCACACCGGAAAGTACAAAGGCGTGCCGATAAGCGTGATCTCGACGGGAATAGGCGGCCCCTCGACGGCGATAGCGGTAGAGGAGCTGGCCGCGATAGGCGCGGACACATTCATCCGCGTTGGCTCCACCGGTGCAATCCAGCCGGGAATGGAAATCGGAGACCTAATTATAGCGAAGGCCGCCGTGAGGCTTGAGGGGACATCGAAGCAGTATGTCCGCATTGAGTATCCTGCCGTTGCGGACCTCGAAGTTACCCTCGCCCTTATCGAGGCCGCGGAGACTTTGGGCGTGCGCTACCACATCGGTATCACCGCCTCGACCGACAGCTTCTACCTCGGCCAGGGAAGGCAGGGACTCAAGGGCTACTTCCCGAGCTTTGCGAAGAACATAATGGACGACCTGAGGCAGGCCAACGTCACCAACTTCGAGATGGAGGCCGCGACGCTCTACACACTTTCCAGCATCTACGGGCTGAGGGCCGGCTGCGTCTGCTCCGTCTTCGCCAACAGGGTAACCAACGAGTTCGGCAAGGCCGGGGAGAAGGAGGCCGCCCTCGTTGCCAGCGAGGCCGTAAAGATACTCGCGGAGTGGGACGAGGAGAAAGAGAGGGCAGGAAAGAAAGTCTGGTTCCCGGGGCTGAGGGGTTGA
- a CDS encoding tetratricopeptide repeat protein, with the protein MDTKLLTVKSLLAERKREEALNIAEDITDRYWRDYALKWVAEAYAENPERALEIAQRIVAPTIRDEALRSLSYLFSKAGNFKAALEAARMITNQFTRKKAFRTVSNYLAKSIIQKGVSEVRLSELDLTDRDIEDLKPLPYGLAYKDGKIMPGAKILPIKGEMKMGIIPRFEKRLEGRTPPKPVFAGENTEKTEYVSEYILKLIDEGDLEEARKLAKGLAEPMRSALLEEIGMRYLERGNVETAEKIFEELVRADMLGAALIGLHPEDENRIPYYLSKVYNPATRLLVIYEATKRKGVREDFLRRTLLWATDEWKLGRILKFLAFEMLNEAKRTGDDGLRKTSKSLFELGKRIENGSLIKS; encoded by the coding sequence ATGGACACAAAACTCCTCACCGTCAAAAGCCTGCTAGCAGAGAGAAAACGTGAAGAGGCCCTAAACATTGCAGAGGACATAACCGACAGATACTGGCGCGACTACGCCCTCAAATGGGTGGCCGAGGCCTACGCCGAAAACCCCGAGAGGGCCCTGGAGATAGCCCAAAGAATCGTGGCCCCCACCATAAGAGACGAGGCCCTGCGCTCCCTCTCGTATTTATTTTCAAAGGCGGGGAACTTCAAAGCAGCCCTCGAGGCAGCGAGGATGATAACAAATCAGTTCACACGGAAAAAGGCATTTAGGACTGTGAGCAACTACCTCGCAAAGAGCATCATACAGAAAGGCGTTTCGGAGGTAAGGCTGAGTGAGCTCGATCTCACTGACCGCGACATCGAGGATCTGAAGCCCCTCCCGTACGGACTGGCGTACAAGGACGGAAAGATAATGCCGGGCGCCAAAATTCTGCCGATCAAAGGCGAGATGAAAATGGGGATAATACCGCGGTTTGAAAAAAGGCTCGAGGGCAGAACCCCTCCAAAGCCGGTTTTCGCGGGAGAAAATACCGAGAAAACCGAGTACGTCTCAGAGTACATACTCAAGCTCATCGATGAGGGAGACCTCGAGGAGGCAAGGAAACTCGCCAAGGGGCTGGCCGAGCCCATGAGAAGCGCCCTGCTGGAAGAGATTGGAATGAGGTATCTCGAAAGGGGCAACGTTGAGACCGCTGAGAAGATATTCGAGGAACTGGTGCGAGCGGACATGCTGGGGGCAGCACTGATTGGGCTTCACCCTGAGGACGAAAACAGGATACCGTACTATCTCTCCAAGGTGTACAACCCCGCGACCAGACTTTTGGTTATCTACGAAGCCACAAAGAGGAAGGGTGTGAGGGAGGACTTCCTTAGAAGAACCCTTCTCTGGGCCACGGATGAATGGAAGCTCGGCAGGATTTTGAAGTTCCTGGCGTTTGAAATGCTGAACGAAGCTAAACGTACCGGCGATGATGGCCTGAGAAAAACCTCAAAAAGCCTCTTCGAGCTGGGAAAACGCATAGAGAATGGTTCACTCATTAAGTCGTGA